A window of Hirundo rustica isolate bHirRus1 chromosome 30, bHirRus1.pri.v3, whole genome shotgun sequence genomic DNA:
ttttgtggggtttttatgggGTTTGTCATGTGCCAGAGAGGACACGATGCTGTACAACTGACCTGGGGACACAGACATcacagatttggggtttttatgggGTTTGCTCTGTGCCAGCAAGGACACGACGCCGGGGGGACGCAGGGGCTTGGGTTacaggggacagcagtggtCACCTGGGTGTCCCCAAGGTCACtttggtgtccccagggtcactttggtgtccccagggtcacCTGGGTGTGGctggcagggggacagggaggggacagcgtGGGGACGCTCAcctgaggaaagcagctttcGACAGCAGTCGGAGAATCCGAAGAGAACGGCCAAGTGCAGAGGGAACATGTCGTGGATCCCGCGCCTGCAGGGGAAGAGCAGCGGGGTCAGGAATTCCAGGAATGGGAATTCAGCGGGAGAAGGCTCTGGACaagtcctgagggagctggggaagggctggagcagcaggaggaggctctggagcagtcctgagggagctggggaagggctggagcagcaggaggaggctctggagaagtcctgagggagctggggaaggggctcagcctggggaaaaggaggctcagagagGAATTTTCACCCCAAAACTCCCTGAGGGGAGAGCCAGGGTCAaaatctgctcccagggaagagcaggatgaGGGAAATGCCCTCAAATTCCTCCATCAGAGGCTGAGGATGGACACTAGGAGgaatttttccatggaaaacgCTGTCCAGCACGAGCCCAGAACACTCTGGAAACCCTTCCAGGACCCAAAACATCCTGGAAACCTTTCAGGACACGCCCCAGAACCCTTCCAGGACACAGAACACCCCTCCTAAGCCATCCCAGAAACACTTCCAGGACCCTCCCAGGACCCGCGGCGGCCCGGAAGGTTCCGGAAGGTTCCCGGTTCCTCACCTGGCAGTGTCAGCACCGTTGGTCATTAAGGTACTAATGAGCAGCTCGTGCCCGTAGCGGGCGGCAACGTGCAGCGGCGTGTTCCCAAAGCGGTCAGCGCAGTCGATCTCGCTGCCTGCAGGGGAATCCCGGGAATTACAGGGATTCCCAGCGTTCCAGAGCCGGGATTCCCGGGATTTCAGGGATTCACAACATTCCAGACCCGGGATTCCCAGGATTTACAGGGATTCCCAACGTTCCAGACCCGGGATTCCCAGGATTTTAGGGATTCACAATGTTCCAGAGCCGGGATTCCCAGGATTTTAGGGATTCACAGCATTCCAGAGCCGGGATTCCCAGGATTTACAGGGATTCCCAACAATCCAGACCCAGAACTCCCAGGATTCCCAACATTCCAGACCCGTAATTCTCATAATTCCCACCCCAGGGATTCCCCAGCATTCTAGACCTGAAATTCCCAGGGAGTCCCAACATTCCAGATCAGGAATTCCAGGGATTCCCAACACTCCAAACCCAGGATTCACGGAATTCCCACCCCAGGGAGGGATTCCCAACATTCCAGatctggaattcccagggatTCCCAACAATCTTGATCAGGAATTCCCAAGGATTCTCCAACATTCCAGATCAGGAATTCCAGGGATTCCCAACACTCCAAACCCAGAATTCCCTACATTCCAGATCAGGAATTCCAGGGATTCCCAACACTCCAAACCCAGGATTCACAGAATTCCCACCCCAGGGAGGGATTCCCAACATTCCAGATCTGGAATTCCAGGGATTCCCAACATTCCAGatcaggaattcctgggattcCCAACATTCCAGATCTGGAATTCCTGGGATTCCCAACATCCCAGACCCAGAATTCCATCGCTTCCCAGAATTCCCACCCCAGGGACAACGCAGGGATTCCCAACGTTCCTGATCCAGAACTCCTGGAATTCCCAAGGCTTCTCTAACATCCCAGCTCCGGAATTCCCGGAATtcccagcccagagacaggCAGGAGCGGCCTGGGAAGGTCCCAACGCCCTCCTGAGCTCTCGGGAGGTCACAGAAATCCCAGGAAAATCGGGGATGGGGCGGGAACGAGGCACCGACCGTTCTGGATGAGGATCTGCGAGCGCGTGAACCGGCCGTGGATCGCCGCCATGTGCAGGGGGCTCTTCCCTTCCTTGCTCTGCGGGAAACAATCCCAAAAAAAACCTGGGGTGGGGCTCAGACACCCCAAAAACtggccaaaaaaaccctgggtGGGGCTCAGACAGACCCCAAAAACTGTCCCAAAAACCTGCCCCAAAAAtcttcccaaaaaaccccaggtgGGGCTCAGACACCCCAAAAACTGTCCCAAAAAAACCCCGGGGTGGGGCTCAGACACCTCAAAAACTGTCCCAAAACCtgccccaaaaaaccaaccccaggTGGGGTCAGACATACCCCAAAACCTGCCCCAAAAAAACCCCGGGGTGGGGCTCAGACACCCCAAAAAGTGCTCCAAAACCTGCCCCGAAAAACCCCAGCTGGGCTTAGACACACCCCAAAACCTTCTCCCAAAAATACTCATGTGGGGCTCAGACAGACCCCAAAACctaccccaaaaaaccaaccccgGGTGGGGTTCAGacagaccccaaaacctgccccaaaacctcccccaaaaaaccccggGTGGGGCTCAGACAGACCAGGATCCTTCGAAGGATCTTCAGTTTAACCCACTTTTAATTTAACCCATTTTATTCCTCTAACCCTGACTCCAGGTCACCCCTCATCTCCCAAACCCCGAATCCTGAGGGTTTTTCCCAATTCCCACACCTGGAAGTTGACGTTGGCGCTGTTGTTGACCAGGATCCTTTGAAGGATTTTTAATTGAACCCACTTCTAATTTACCCCATTTTATTCCTCTGACTCCAGATCACCCCTTCATCAAACCCTCAtctcccaaaccccaaatcccgaGCATCCCACACCTGGAAGTTGACATTGGTGCCGCTGTTGACCAAGATCCTTTgaaggatttttaatttaaccCACTTTTAATTTAACCCATTTTACTCCTCTAACCCTGACTCCAGGTCACCCCTCAtctcccaaaccccaaatcctgagGGTTTTCCCCAATCCCTGCACCTGGAAGTTGACGTTGGCGCCATTGTTGACCAGGACCCTTTGGATGATTTTCAGTTTAACCCATTTTAAATTTAACCCATTTTATTCCTCTAACCCTGACTCCAGGTCACCCCTCATCTCCCAAACCCTGAATCCTGAGAGTTTTTTCCCAATTCCCACACCTGGAAGTTGACGTCGGTGCCGTTGTTGACCAGGATCCTTTGAAGGATCTTTAATTGAACCCACTTTTAATTTAATCCATTTTATTCCTCTAACCCTGACTCCAGGTCACCCCTCAtctcccaaaccccaaatcgCGAGGATTTTTCCCAATTCCTGCACCTGGAAGTTGACGTCAGCGCCGTTGTTGACCAGGATCCTTCGAAGGATTTTCAGTTTAACCCATTTTTAACTTAAcccattttcttcctctaacCCTGACTCCAGGTCACCCCCCATCTCCCAAACCCTGAATCCCGAGGGTTTTCCCCGATCCCTGCACCTGGAAGTTGACGTTGGCGCCGTTGTTGACCAGGATCCTTCGAAGGATCTTTAACTGAACCCACTTTTAATTTATcccattttattcctttaactctcACTCCAGATCACTCCTTCATCATCCCTCATCTCCCAAACCCCGAATCCCGAGGATCCCGCACCTGGAAGTTGACGTCGGCGCCATTGTTGACCACAATCCTTTgaaggatttttaatttaaccCACTTTTAATTGAACCGACTTTTAATTTaacctattttctttttctaaccCTGACTCCAGGTAACACCTCATCTCCCAAACCCCGAATCCCGAGGATTTTTCCCAATTCCCGCACCTGGAAGTTGACGTCGGCGCCGTTGTTGACCAGGATCTCCAGGCACAGGGCCCCGTTGGTGGAGACGGCGGCGAAGTGCAGCGGGGTGAAGCCCCTGTCGTTGGGCTGGTTGACGTTGGCGCCCACGTTCACCAGCTCGTTGGCCACGGCGTCCTGGCCCATGTAGCAGGCGATGTGCAGTGCCGTGTTCCCGAAGGAGTTGGGCTCGTCGATCTGCGGGGACAGGCGCGAGCTGCGGGCGTCTgcggggtttgggggggtctggggggtctgtggggtctgtggggtttgtggggtCTGGGATCTGTGGGGTCTGGGGGGTctgtggggtttgtggggtCTGGGGGGGTTTTGTAGGATTTGTGGAGTCTGTAGGATCTGTGGAGGTCTGGGGGGCCTGTGGGGTCTGGGGGATCTGTGGGGGTCTGGGGGATTTGTGGGGTCTGGGGGGTCTGAGGGGTTTGTGGGGTCTGGGGGGTTTTGTAGGATTTGTGGAGTCTGTAGGATCTGTGGAGGTCTGtgggggtttgtggggtttgggatcTGTGGGATCTGGGGGGGTTTGTGGGGTCTGAGGGGTTTGTGGGGtctgggggggtttggggggatcTATGGGGGTCTGGGGGATCTATGGGGTTAGTGGGGTTTGTTTGAtctgtgggagctgggggggTTTGTGGGGATTAGGGGATTTGTGGGGTCTATGGGAACTGTGGGATCTGTGAAGTCTGTGGGGTCTGTAGGGTCTGTGAGGTTTATGGGATCTACAGGATCTGTGGGACCTACAGGATCTGTGGGATCTATGGGATCAGCGGGATTTGGGGTTCGGGATGGGCGAAGGGGATGAGGGGAAGCCAAAGGTTCTGCTGCCACCCCGGGATCCTGTCACCAACCCAGGATCCTGTCACCACCCCGGGATCCTGTCACTGTCCAGGGATCCTGTCACCATCCCAAGGTTTCTGTCACCATCCCAAGGTTTCTGTCACCATCCCAAGGTTTCTgtcaccatcccagggtgaAGGAATTTGGGTCGTGGATATGTGGGAGCAACAGAATCCAGAGGATTTTGGGATTCAGGGAGCGAAAGGGCAACTGGGAACCACTCAAAGCTTCTGTCACCGCCCAGGGGGAAGGAATTTGGTTCCTCGATCTCAGGGATCAACAAAATCCGGATTTGGgatttaggaaggaaaaaggcaatGGAAAACCACCCAGAGGGAAGGAATTTGGTTCCTTGATCTCAAGGATCAACAAAATCCAGATTTGGgatttaggaaggaaaaaggcaaCTGAGAATCACCCAGGGGGAAGGAATTTGGTTCCCTGAACTTTGTGAGCAAAGTCCAGCGGATTTGGGgattcagaaaggaaaaaggcagcTGAGAACCACCCAGGGCTCCTGCCACCGCTCAGGGTGACAGACTTTGGTTCACGGATCTGTGGAAGCAATCAATTCcagaggatttgggatttgggactGAAAAGGCAGCTGAGAACCACCCCAGGTTCCTGTCCCCACCCAAAGCTCCTGCCACCacctctccagctcctgtccccgcCTGTCCCAGCCCCCGAGCCCGCCCCAGGGGTCTCACCTCCACGCCCAGCCTGAGGAGGTGACGCACGACCTCGATCTGGCCGCTGGCGGCCGCCGTGTGCAGCAGCGTGTAACCCCTCCTGTCCTTGCACATGACATCGGCCCCGCGCGCCACCAGCAGCTTCAGCACCTCCAGGTGACCTGCGGGGACAGCCgtgagggacaggggacagcagagggacaggggacagcagagggacaggggacagccgtgagggacagggacacaggagagggacaggggacagccgtgagggacaggggacagcacagggacaggggacagccgtgagggacaggggacagcagagggacaggggacagcacagggacaggggacagcacagggacaggggacagccgtgagggacaggggacagcacagggacaggggacagcagagggacagggacacgggagagggacagaggacagcagggggacagggacacgggagagggacagggacacaggagagGGAcgggggacagcacagggacaggggacagcacagggacaggggagaaggacaggggacagccgtgagggacagggacacaggagagggacaggggacagcagagggacagatggacaggggacagcagatgaccagaaagatggagagacaGGAAACATCAGAGAGACGGGGAAAtgggagagatggagagaagggagagagggagagggggaatgggagagcaggagagggggaatgggagagcaggagagggggattgggagagcaggagagggggattgggagagcaggagagggggaatgggagagcaggagagggggagagggagagcaggagagcaggagcaggggctggaagcAGCCAGGAACACCCACCCAGGAAGGCGGCCCAGTGCAGCGGCTGCCGGTCCTTCTTGTCACACGTGCTGGGGCTGGCGCCTTTGTTGAGCAGCAGGTTCACCATCTGCGGGGAGCGGGGACAGCGTGAGCGGGGCCACCGCCATGGCCCTGactgtccctgcccaccctgaCATCCAGGGCCACCCCAATGTCCCCAGGGCCACCCcaatgtccctgtccctgcccaccctgtccctgcccaccctgaCATCCAGGGCCACCCCAATGTCCCCAGACCCACCCCAATGTCCCCAGACCCACCCCaatgtccctgcccaccctgaTGTCCCCAGACCCACTTTGATGTCCCCAGACCCACCCCAGTGTCCTCAGACCCACTGcaaatgtccctgcccacccctATCCCTGCCTACCCTGACATCCAGGGCCACCctgatgtccctgtccctgcccaccctgaCATCCAGGAGCCACCCCAATGTCCCCAGACCCACCCCAATGTCCCTGCACACCCCAAATGTCCCCAGACCCACCTcgatgtccctgtccctgcccaccccaaGATCTCtgcccaccctgtccctgctgcccaccctgacATCCAGGAGCCACCCCGATGGCCCCAGACTCACCCCAAATGTCCCTGCACACCCCAAATGTCCCCAGACCCACCctgatgtccctgtccctgcccaccctgtccctgcccaccctatccctgcccaccctgtccctgcccaccccgATGTCCCCAGACCCACCCcgatgtccctgtccctgcccaccccaaTGTCCCCAGACCCACCCcgatgtccctgtccctgcccaccccaaTGTCCCCAGACCCACCCCGATGTCCCCGTCCCCGCCCGGTGCCCGTGCGCACCTCGAGGTGGCCGCTGTGCACGGCGTGGTGCAGCGCCGTGCGCCCGGTGCGGTCGGCCACGTTGACGGTGCTCAGCAGCGGCACCAGCGCCTCCACGCACTTGGTGGCCCGGTTGGCGGCGGCCACGTGCAGCGGCGTCTGCCAGTGCTTGTCGCGGGCGTTGACGTCGGCAGAGTGCTTCAGGAGCAGGTGAAGGGCTTTCTGTGGGGTGGGGAGAGCGGAGGAAAGCTGGGACACGGCCCCGGGAACCTCACCCAGGATCCGAACCCCTCGTGATTCCAGGGCGCTGGGAGTTCCGACGCCGTCCGTGCCCGCCCTGAAGCCACAGGTTTGTCTCGAAGGTGTTCCCACTGGGAAGGGTCCTGGGGATGGACTGGGGTGGTCAGGATGgcacctgggctgtgccagccgtGGGGACAGGGATTGTCccccagtgctggtgctgctgaggcacctccagtgctgggtcCAGTGCTGGGCACCCCTGGCCACCgagacactgaggggctggagtgtggccagagctggggaagggctggagcagcaggagaaggctctggagcagtcctgagggagctggggaagggctggagcagcaggagaaggctctggacaagtcctgagggagctggggaagggctggagcagcaggagaaggctctggagaagtcctgagggaactggggaagggctggagcagcaggagaaggttCTGGAGAAGtcctgagggagatggggaagggctggagcagcaggagaaggctctggagaagtcctgagggagctggggaagggctggagcagcaggagaaggctctggacaagtcctgagggagctggggaagggctggagcagcaggagaaggctctggacaagtcctgagggagctggggaaggggctcagcctggagaaaaggaggctcagaggggaaTTCTCAGCCCACAACTCCCTGCCGCGAGAGCGGAGCCGCCtggggtcgggctctgctcccggggaacagcaggaggagaaggaacagCCCCAGATTCCTCCAGGAGAGGCTCAGgatggacatcaggaggaatttgcTCATGGAAAAGGTGCTCAGGCTTTGGGAgtgcctggggaaaaggaggctcagaggggaaTTTTCACCTCAAAACTCCCTGAGGGGAGAGCCAGGGTCAAAATCAGCtcccagggaagagcaggatgaGGGAAA
This region includes:
- the LOC120764452 gene encoding serine/threonine-protein phosphatase 6 regulatory ankyrin repeat subunit C, with the protein product MGVLSITDQPPLVQAIFNRDVEEVRSLLNQKENINVLDQERRTPLHAAAYIGDVAILELLILSGANVNAKDTVWLTPLHRAAASRHEKALHLLLKHSADVNARDKHWQTPLHVAAANRATKCVEALVPLLSTVNVADRTGRTALHHAVHSGHLEMVNLLLNKGASPSTCDKKDRQPLHWAAFLGHLEVLKLLVARGADVMCKDRRGYTLLHTAAASGQIEVVRHLLRLGVEIDEPNSFGNTALHIACYMGQDAVANELVNVGANVNQPNDRGFTPLHFAAVSTNGALCLEILVNNGADVNFQSKEGKSPLHMAAIHGRFTRSQILIQNGSEIDCADRFGNTPLHVAARYGHELLISTLMTNGADTAR